A genomic region of Macaca thibetana thibetana isolate TM-01 chromosome 14, ASM2454274v1, whole genome shotgun sequence contains the following coding sequences:
- the MMP7 gene encoding matrilysin, with amino-acid sequence MAAMRLTVLCAVCLLPGSLALPLPREAGGMSELQWKQAQDYLKRFYLYDSETKNANSLEAKLKEMEKFFGLPITGMLNSRIIEIMQKPRCGVPDVAEYSLFPNSPKWTSKVVTYRIVSYTRDLSHFTVDRLVSKALNMWGKEIPLHFRKVVWGTADIMIGFARGAHGDPYPFDGPGNTLAHAFAPGPGLGGDAHFDEDERWTDGSSLGINFLYAATHELGHSLGMGHSSDPNAVMYPTYGNGDPQNFKLSQDDIKGIQKLYGKRSNSRKK; translated from the exons ATGGCAGCTATGCGACTCACCGTGCTATGTGCTGTGTGCCTGCTGCCTGGCAGCCTGGCCCTGCCGCTGCCTCGGGAGGCGGGAGGCATGAGTGAGCTCCAGTGGAAACAGGCTCAG GACTATCTCAAGAGATTTTATCTCTAtgactcagaaacaaaaaatgccAACAGTTTAGAAGCCAAACTCAAGGAGATGGAAAAATTCTTTGGCCTGCCTATAACTGGAATGTTAAACTCCCGCATCATAGAAATAATGCAGAAGCCCAGATGTGGAGTGCCAGATGTTGCAGAATACTCACTATTTCCAAATAGCCCAAAATGGACTTCCAAAGTAGTTACCTACAG GATTGTATCATATACTCGAGACTTATCGCATTTTACAGTGGATCGATTAGTGTCAAAGGCTTTAAACATGTGGGGCAAAGAGATCCCCCTGCATTTCAGGAAAGTTGTATGGGGAACTGCTGACATCATGATTGGCTTTGCACGAGGAG CTCATGGGGACCCATACCCGTTTGATGGGCCAGGAAACACGCTGGCTCATGCCTTTGCACCTGGGCCAGGTCTTGGAGGAGATGCTCACTTCGATGAGGATGAACGCTGGACGGATGGTAGCAGTCTAG GAATTAACTTCCTGTATGCTGCAACGCATGAACTTGGCCATTCTTTGGGTATGGGACATTCTTCTGATCCCAATGCAGTGATGTATCCGACCTATGGAAACGGAGATCcccaaaattttaaactttcccAGGATGATATTAAAGGCATTCAGAAACTATAtg gAAAGAGAAGTAAttcaagaaagaaatag